The Cognaticolwellia beringensis genome segment CTGTTTGCTATCACATCTATTGAAGTTAGTTTTATACCTACGTAATTCAGTTCTTCACGTGTTATGCCGACCGTATTTGTCACGCAATGGATGTTGCGGATTTGCTGCCAGTTAAATTGCCAATGCCCATGAAGATGATGAAAAGTTAATTTTTCAGGTGTCACTATTAAGCTGTAAGTTGGTTCTGCTAATTTTAGTAAACCGATAAAAATAGTGACTATGCAAGTGAGCACCATAAACAGTAAAGGGAAACGGGCTTGTTGCCAGTAATAGCTGCATAGCCAAGCTACAATGAACAAAGCTATAAGGCCGGTTAAAGTAATGAATAAACCATGATGACGGGCAATTGCTTTAATCTTTATTGTTTTATTACTTTTTGTCATAGATTTTTACTTTAAGTACTGCCGGTTCAGAAAAGGAACTGTTAATTAAATTTAATATTTGTGCATATTTTTTTGATTAGTATATACTCTGCGCGTTTTCGCTACGAAGCAATAAGTTTGTAGCAATTTAACTTAACGAACGACATAAAAGGTAGAATAATATGACTAAGAATAAAGTAAAAAAACACCCTAAAAATCAAGGTGGTTGTGAATTGGGGCGAGGCGTAATTAAAGATAATTTCTTAGCGGCTGTGGTAACGTCAAGGTTGTTTAAGCAGCAAATAATTATTGCTAAAAAAGGTAAGGGTGCTTATCAAAGAACTCAAAAGCATAAAGGACAAGAGTCCTATTTAATAGCGGTTTAATCGATTAAGATATAACCATTATTAAATAGGGCTTTTAAGCTTTATTAATCTCTGCGCTAAGCGTGAATTTTTCTGAGTGCTTGATTCGCTTTGTCTAGATGACCTTGGTGCTCAAGTACTTGTGAAAAAACCAGTAAGTCAATTTTATCGTATTGCTTTTCTTCAAGGTTAACTAAACTATTAAATGCTTTTTCTGCTAACTGCCATTGTTGAGAAGCCGTGGCAAAATGAGCTACCAATGATAACCAAATAGCATTGTGTGGCTCGTTATGTAAATGCTTTTGCGCTGCTGCCATAAGACTATCATCTTGAGTAATAGGTAATGTTCTGACCGCTTTTAGTAAGCTAATCGCATTGCCTTTCTTTATTATCGGTAATAATAGTTTTGCTAAGGGCTCGTTAACTTGGTTTTCTGCTAACACCTGACAATAAGCCAGTACGACTGTTTCTGATTGCTTAATTTTCTTTGGGAGTTGTTGCCAGTATTCTAGCAAAACATGACTATCGTGCTGTTTGATTTGCTGATTAAAAGCACCGTAAAACGCCTGCTGCTGCCATAAAGTGATAGTTTCAAGGCTAATAGATTTTTGTTTCTGTGCGGCATTAAGCTTTTTGATAACATAGTCAAAACGTTGCTCAATTAAGCTTAGCTCTATTTCTAATCGGAGTAAGCGTACGTCATGTCCAATATGTTTATGGTGCTCATCAATCACATTTCTTGCTTGTTGGTAATTTTGTTGACCGATCAATAATTTTATTTTAATTAACACTGCTTCTAATCCAGCGTCTTTAAAGGTGCTAGTTGTCTGTTCAAGCAAGCCTAAATAGTGATCAGTGTTTGGTTTCAATGCTTGTTTTTGAGCCGCATCGGCTGCAACAAGATAAGCTATATGCTCAAAATTTGAGGCATCAGCCGATTTAGCCAATAAATGCTCTGCTTGTTTATAATCACCTAAAACATAGGCTGCGATACCTTTGTTAAAGTCTTTAAGTGCTCGTCGGCGACTGGCAAAAGCAATTTTGTTCCAAGCTTTAAAGCTAAAACTTAGCCCGCCACGGAAAAATTTAATAATAAGTGCTATTGCAAAGAAGCACAGCGCTAGCGTGATTATGGCGGTAATAACCGTTGTTTCAATGGCTGAATCTCCAATTGAAATCAGAATATAACCTTTTTCACCAATTAACATTGGTGTGATAACAATTACCCCAAGAAATAAAATCAGCAATAATAATAGTCGTTTCATTATAAGTCCTCACTTAGCTCGGAGCTTGTGGGCTCGTCTTCAGATGCTTGCTGTGTATCTAGGATATTTCTGTTCTCTAAAATTGGGTGTGTGGACTTCATTTTAACCGACAATAATTGTCGAATTTCTTTTAGTGAAGCAAGATTATTTGGATAGTCAACATTAATAGTTGCTGCTTTTAATGTATCAATTGTTTTGAGGAAGTTTTTATTTTCAAGTTTTGTCATATCAAAATATTCACTAACCCAGCGCTGAATATCGTTAAGTGATTGCTGGTAAATATTACCTTTTGATTTACTTGCAGCCCAAATAGCCGTTTGTAATTTTAGACTTAAGTTTTCACGTAAATTTTGTTGAAATTGTGGCGACATTAACGGCTCAATATTACCTGTTCTGCGGGTAACAGTGAAAAACTCATCAGTAAACTTGCGCCATGTTTTGGCTAGATTTTCTCGCCAATCATTAGCGTTATCAGTTAACTCAAGCGTCGTTTCAGTTTTATGTATTTCTGGAATTTCAAATAGTGCTAACGGTAGTTGCTTTATTTGCTGATCCAGCGTCATCAGTTTTAAAATTACATTATCAGTTGCCAGCTTAGGTAGTAACTGTAACTTGGCGATATCTTGCTGAATAATTTGGCGTAAAGCTAAAAATTGTGGGTCATTTAACTCTTCTATGCGCATGTCTGCGTCATTAAGTAAACTAATGGCAGTGCCAGTTTCATTTTCTAACCATAAGCTCCTAGAAGCCAATCGAATAAGATATTCAGCTTCCTGTAGAAGCCAGTCACTGGGTTGATTTTGACCTAAGCTGGCAATTTTTTGCTGTAATTGTGCGATAGTATCTTGATTGCTCTGTTCAAGGCGATTACCTTGTTCAAGTTTATTACGCAACGCGTTTAACTCACTAGCGCTTGCTTGTTTACTTTGTGAAAGCTGTTGAGTGATGTTCTGGGTAATACCCTGAGAATTTCGAGCAAGTTGTTGTGCGATTTCCTGCTGATTTGAAACGAGCTTATCCTCTAAAATATCATTGAGTTGCAGACTATATTGAGCTTTTTGCTGTTCACTCCAATAATAGTGAGCAACACTGGCGAGAATAGCGATTAGCGCGATAATTAATGCTACAACAGCGATTTTAGATACTTTACTTTTCTTCGCTTTATTAGCTGTGCTTTTTTCCTGCGACGTTTTAGGACTGACAGTTGTCGACTTATTTGATGTGTTGGAGGCGGTATTTTTCACTGGTGAGGCGCTCTTATCATTAGTTTTGTTCGATGCTGGACTCGTCTGGGTTTTGCTTTCTTCAGCAGTCAGTTTTACTTTGTCAGGGGCTTTAATAACGGTTTTGTTTTTAGGCTTGTCTGAAGATTTTTCAGTACTATCAGCGGAGGCAGGTTGATTCGATGACGCTTCCTGCGATGAACTCATATTGATTGAAGCCGTTAAACCTGTCTGACTTTCAGGATTACTACTGTCAGCTGACGTATTATCAGGTTTCGATTGCTTGGGTTGTTTTTTATCGCTCATGAACTGATCCTATCTTACATGTTGGCGCTACGCACACTGAATTTATTAGGCTAATAAGTTGTTTATATCACTCGATATTACTTAATCTTTAGTCTCTGGCAAGTGTATTAATCATAGCTTGGTAACTGGCGTTATTGGCATTTATTACTCGACTGATGCCATTCTTCTGATTCACAGTAATTATCTTACTTGCCAAAACTCGCAGACATTATGCTTGCCGGTGCCTGTTTTACACATAAATTAAGTTTACTATGAATTCTAATAAAACGTTACTAGTGATTAAGATACAATTTATCTGTTGTCGATACCATGCTTTGATAAGCTTATATGAGTAATTTCGCCAAACACGCTGATAACTTTCAAAATAGTGTGCCGATGCGCTACGACACTGTAACGATTTTCCGGTAAGTTCTCGAAATCATCACCTGGGACAATGTTTGGATCTTTTGCATATACGTTTTGTAATCGACTAACGTTACACACCTTCGCTATCGTTTTCTTTAGAGACTAATACGCTTGCGCTTAGGGTTACTAGACCTCGTTTGTACGATGACTTATTTATTTTAATTGGTATTACTGCTGCTCAGTCGCACTTTCAGCCACAAGGTTTTCTAGCATTAGCTTATGGCAAACTTTATTGCTGTGACACTAAGTAAGCCCTGTAAATAAGGAGAGTTAGGATACTTTTAGGAGTATGAATTTGCTCAAGGGGACGTTTTAAAAATCAAAATATCACTGACAATAGCTTTGATAACCACCTTGCTTTAAAATTTTTTGTACGTTGCGCCCAGCGTTTTCTGGGCGCGATATTAATAATCTAAGCTTATGCTTGGTCATATACCTGACGTAGGATTTTGTCGGCACCTTTAGCCAATAAGTTTTCTGCTAACTGATTTCCTAATTGCTCAGCTTCACTCATATTGCCTCGTACTTCACTGGTTAATATTTCACTGCCGTCGACCGCACCTACTAATCCGCGTAGGTAAATCTGTTCATTTTCTAGCACAGCATAACTACCAATGGGCACCTGACAACCGCCTTCAAGCGCACGATTCATCGCCCGTTCAGCGAGAACACGAATACGCGTTTCTTCACAGCCAAGTGGTGCTAATAAAGTCTTAATGGTTTCATCGTCAATGCGACATTCTATGCCAACAGCGCCTTGACCATTTGCTGGTAACATAACTTCTGGGGCAATATATTCACGAATACGCTCTGGCATTTCTAAGCGAATTAAGCCTGCGGCTGCTAAAATAATGGCGTCATATTCACCATTATCAAGTTTCTTAAGACGCGTGTTGACGTTACCACGGAGATCGCGAATATCTAGATCTGGTCTTAATGCTTGTATTTGGCATTGACGACGTAAACTTGAAGTTCCAACCACAGCACCTTGTGGCAACTCAGCTAAGCTGGCAATGTTATTCGACACAAATGCGTCACGCGGGTCTTCACGTGGACAAATAACTTCTAAACCTAAGCCTTCTGGAAATTCTACAGGTACGTCTTTCATTGAATGCACGGCAATATCCGCACGATTTTCTAACATGGCAACTTCAAGCTCTTTTACAAACAAGCCTTTGCCACCGACTTTTGCGAGCGGCGTATCGAGAATAATGTCACCTTTAGTGGTCATCGGTACTAGTTCAACTTGTATACCTGGATGAAAATGCTCAAGTTTTGCCTTAACATATTCTGCTTGCCACAGTGCGAGTGCGCTTTTTCGCGTTGCAATTCGTACGGTTTGTTGCGTCATGTAATTTACCTTAATTAATATTTATTGCGCAGAAAGTACAATGGTTTCTTCTGCTTGTTTGCTGACCGCGTCAGATAAAAATTGCCATAGTTCATCGCTGCCGCGTTTATCAAACCACT includes the following:
- a CDS encoding heme biosynthesis HemY N-terminal domain-containing protein, with protein sequence MKRLLLLLILFLGVIVITPMLIGEKGYILISIGDSAIETTVITAIITLALCFFAIALIIKFFRGGLSFSFKAWNKIAFASRRRALKDFNKGIAAYVLGDYKQAEHLLAKSADASNFEHIAYLVAADAAQKQALKPNTDHYLGLLEQTTSTFKDAGLEAVLIKIKLLIGQQNYQQARNVIDEHHKHIGHDVRLLRLEIELSLIEQRFDYVIKKLNAAQKQKSISLETITLWQQQAFYGAFNQQIKQHDSHVLLEYWQQLPKKIKQSETVVLAYCQVLAENQVNEPLAKLLLPIIKKGNAISLLKAVRTLPITQDDSLMAAAQKHLHNEPHNAIWLSLVAHFATASQQWQLAEKAFNSLVNLEEKQYDKIDLLVFSQVLEHQGHLDKANQALRKIHA
- the hemC gene encoding hydroxymethylbilane synthase — encoded protein: MTQQTVRIATRKSALALWQAEYVKAKLEHFHPGIQVELVPMTTKGDIILDTPLAKVGGKGLFVKELEVAMLENRADIAVHSMKDVPVEFPEGLGLEVICPREDPRDAFVSNNIASLAELPQGAVVGTSSLRRQCQIQALRPDLDIRDLRGNVNTRLKKLDNGEYDAIILAAAGLIRLEMPERIREYIAPEVMLPANGQGAVGIECRIDDETIKTLLAPLGCEETRIRVLAERAMNRALEGGCQVPIGSYAVLENEQIYLRGLVGAVDGSEILTSEVRGNMSEAEQLGNQLAENLLAKGADKILRQVYDQA
- a CDS encoding DUF2982 domain-containing protein, translating into MTKSNKTIKIKAIARHHGLFITLTGLIALFIVAWLCSYYWQQARFPLLFMVLTCIVTIFIGLLKLAEPTYSLIVTPEKLTFHHLHGHWQFNWQQIRNIHCVTNTVGITREELNYVGIKLTSIDVIANSISLRLANRMIHEQKPLIHYCIKQQLITFEQGILNFEPYILRDGTIIKGPLAAFLHHSEVLNQALGAHLFIAASNLNGSINDFVFLANNYLSHAKNSYY
- the arfA gene encoding alternative ribosome rescue factor ArfA, encoding MTKNKVKKHPKNQGGCELGRGVIKDNFLAAVVTSRLFKQQIIIAKKGKGAYQRTQKHKGQESYLIAV
- a CDS encoding uroporphyrinogen-III C-methyltransferase yields the protein MSDKKQPKQSKPDNTSADSSNPESQTGLTASINMSSSQEASSNQPASADSTEKSSDKPKNKTVIKAPDKVKLTAEESKTQTSPASNKTNDKSASPVKNTASNTSNKSTTVSPKTSQEKSTANKAKKSKVSKIAVVALIIALIAILASVAHYYWSEQQKAQYSLQLNDILEDKLVSNQQEIAQQLARNSQGITQNITQQLSQSKQASASELNALRNKLEQGNRLEQSNQDTIAQLQQKIASLGQNQPSDWLLQEAEYLIRLASRSLWLENETGTAISLLNDADMRIEELNDPQFLALRQIIQQDIAKLQLLPKLATDNVILKLMTLDQQIKQLPLALFEIPEIHKTETTLELTDNANDWRENLAKTWRKFTDEFFTVTRRTGNIEPLMSPQFQQNLRENLSLKLQTAIWAASKSKGNIYQQSLNDIQRWVSEYFDMTKLENKNFLKTIDTLKAATINVDYPNNLASLKEIRQLLSVKMKSTHPILENRNILDTQQASEDEPTSSELSEDL